The following are encoded together in the Maniola jurtina chromosome 27, ilManJurt1.1, whole genome shotgun sequence genome:
- the LOC123879214 gene encoding UBX domain-containing protein 4 isoform X1: MHWFGGTMAEAVTLSKQKNAIFVVFVEDDNQHSKELAATLDDGAVLQRLSDQNNFLAVKLKSGSENYTFFAQIYQFVPVPSLFFIGRNGTPLEVVCAGVQPEQLATRIDRILEEHRKDQIPGSVQPSTSSRNIKDETVNFMQTEASTLTAQSQPNPVEKAPEAASSVTQPAPSVIQPVPSVSQSAPNVPQTAPKNPVPSNEEPETSSGPAAKIQKTEHHEVTRSGQEYDVICDGDVCVRRPRVDQPGPSQRSEPPTLETALVTENESESLVDEKVERAKELLLARRREKEEKEKELEKQKEMERRAVGQGVAELKKWQADQELKQIQEERKREKMENNLARQRILEQIAQDRAERKAREQPASPPASTPTQVTPPTSVGDASGRARVQFKLPDGAAHTTHFEVTATLGDVQRYVADNLQMSRSSFSLWTAFPRRELTETDATLLELQLVPSAALLVLQRRTDTVAATPNMFATIITFFTQLLTSIVIDPSYQLYTWLRSRLFPSPSNRPATPNPPANPPANPGGARRRGNFHRVTADRADDDDNNTWNGNSTQQM; the protein is encoded by the exons ATGACAACCAACACTCCAAGGAATTAGCGGCTACATTGGATGATGGTGCTGTGCTGCAGAGGCTGTCTGACCAGAACAACTTCTTGGCTGTTAAGCTGAAGAGTGGCTCCGAGAACTACACCTTCTTTGCACAGATTT ACCAGTTTGTACCCGTACCATCCCTGTTCTTCATTGGTCGCAACGGGACTCCCTTGGAAGTAGTATGTGCTGGGGTACAACCTGAACAGTTAGCCACAAGGATTGATCGCATTTTGGAGGAGCATC GTAAGGACCAAATACCCGGCTCAGTTCAACCATCGACATCATCCCGAAACATTAAAGATGAAACTGTCAATTTCATGCAAACAGAAGCATCCACTTTGACAGCACAGTCTCAGCCTAACCCTGTTGAAAAGGCCCCAGAAGCTGCCTCCAGTGTGACCCAGCCAGCCCCCAGTGTGATCCAGCCTGTCCCCAGTGTATCTCAGTCTGCCCCTAATGTGCCTCAAACTGCACCGAAAAATCCAGTGCCTAGTAATGAAGAACCAG AAACCTCATCAGGCCCCGCCGCAAAGATCCAAAAGACAGAACACCATGAAGTGACGCGGTCAGGGCAGGAGTATGACGTCATCTGCGACGGCGACGTTTGCGTCAGACGCCCACGCGTGGACCAGCCTGGGCCCAGCCAGAGAAGCGAACCCCCGACCCTCGAGACT GCACTAGTGACTGAGAATGAAAGTGAGTCATTGGTTGATGAAAAGGTGGAAAGAGCTAAAGAGCTTCTACTTGCGAGGAGGAGAGAGAAGGAAGAAAAAGAGAAGGAG ttagaaaaacaaaaagaaatggAAAGACGCGCGGTCGGCCAAGGAGTGGCGGAATTGAAGAAATGGCAGGCGGATCAAGAGCTGAAGCAAATTCAG GAAGAACGAAAACGCGAAAAGATGGAGAACAATCTGGCAAGACAGCGCATTCTGGAGCAGATAGCTCAAGACAGGGCAGAGAGGAAGGCAAGAGAGCAACCTGCGTCACCCCCCGCGTCTACGCCTACGCAAGTCACTCCACCGACTA GTGTAGGTGACGCCTCAGGGCGTGCGAGGGTTCAGTTCAAGTTGCCGGACGGCGCGGCGCACACTACCCACTTTGAAGTCACCGCCACCTTGGGGGATGTGCAGAGATATGTCGCTGATAACTTACAG aTGTCCAGATCCTCCTTCTCCCTCTGGACGGCGTTCCCGCGCCGCGAGCTGACCGAAACGGATGCAACGCTGCTGGAACTGCAGCTGGTGCCGTCCGCTGCTCTGTTGGTGCTGCAAAGACGGACCGACACTGTCGCCGCCACTCCTAATATGTTCGCTACTATTATCA CCTTCTTCACACAACTCTTAACTTCCATCGTGATAGACCCATCCTACCAGCTGTACACCTGGCTACGCAGCCGGCTCTTCCCTTCACCCTCGAACAGGCCCGCGACCCCCAACCCCCCAGCTAACCCCCCGGCCAACCCCGGGGGGGCGAGGCGCCGGGGGAACTTCCATAGAGTAACGGCAGATAGAGCAGACGATGATGATAACAACACGTGGAACGGCAACTCTACGCAacagat gtaa
- the LOC123879214 gene encoding UBX domain-containing protein 4 isoform X4 gives MHWFGGTMAEAVTLSKQKNAIFVVFVEDDNQHSKELAATLDDGAVLQRLSDQNNFLAVKLKSGSENYTFFAQIYQFVPVPSLFFIGRNGTPLEVVCAGVQPEQLATRIDRILEEHRKDQIPGSVQPSTSSRNIKDETVNFMQTEASTLTAQSQPNPVEKAPEAASSVTQPAPSVIQPVPSVSQSAPNVPQTAPKNPVPSNEEPETSSGPAAKIQKTEHHEVTRSGQEYDVICDGDVCVRRPRVDQPGPSQRSEPPTLETLEKQKEMERRAVGQGVAELKKWQADQELKQIQEERKREKMENNLARQRILEQIAQDRAERKAREQPASPPASTPTQVTPPTSVGDASGRARVQFKLPDGAAHTTHFEVTATLGDVQRYVADNLQMSRSSFSLWTAFPRRELTETDATLLELQLVPSAALLVLQRRTDTVAATPNMFATIITFFTQLLTSIVIDPSYQLYTWLRSRLFPSPSNRPATPNPPANPPANPGGARRRGNFHRVTADRADDDDNNTWNGNSTQQM, from the exons ATGACAACCAACACTCCAAGGAATTAGCGGCTACATTGGATGATGGTGCTGTGCTGCAGAGGCTGTCTGACCAGAACAACTTCTTGGCTGTTAAGCTGAAGAGTGGCTCCGAGAACTACACCTTCTTTGCACAGATTT ACCAGTTTGTACCCGTACCATCCCTGTTCTTCATTGGTCGCAACGGGACTCCCTTGGAAGTAGTATGTGCTGGGGTACAACCTGAACAGTTAGCCACAAGGATTGATCGCATTTTGGAGGAGCATC GTAAGGACCAAATACCCGGCTCAGTTCAACCATCGACATCATCCCGAAACATTAAAGATGAAACTGTCAATTTCATGCAAACAGAAGCATCCACTTTGACAGCACAGTCTCAGCCTAACCCTGTTGAAAAGGCCCCAGAAGCTGCCTCCAGTGTGACCCAGCCAGCCCCCAGTGTGATCCAGCCTGTCCCCAGTGTATCTCAGTCTGCCCCTAATGTGCCTCAAACTGCACCGAAAAATCCAGTGCCTAGTAATGAAGAACCAG AAACCTCATCAGGCCCCGCCGCAAAGATCCAAAAGACAGAACACCATGAAGTGACGCGGTCAGGGCAGGAGTATGACGTCATCTGCGACGGCGACGTTTGCGTCAGACGCCCACGCGTGGACCAGCCTGGGCCCAGCCAGAGAAGCGAACCCCCGACCCTCGAGACT ttagaaaaacaaaaagaaatggAAAGACGCGCGGTCGGCCAAGGAGTGGCGGAATTGAAGAAATGGCAGGCGGATCAAGAGCTGAAGCAAATTCAG GAAGAACGAAAACGCGAAAAGATGGAGAACAATCTGGCAAGACAGCGCATTCTGGAGCAGATAGCTCAAGACAGGGCAGAGAGGAAGGCAAGAGAGCAACCTGCGTCACCCCCCGCGTCTACGCCTACGCAAGTCACTCCACCGACTA GTGTAGGTGACGCCTCAGGGCGTGCGAGGGTTCAGTTCAAGTTGCCGGACGGCGCGGCGCACACTACCCACTTTGAAGTCACCGCCACCTTGGGGGATGTGCAGAGATATGTCGCTGATAACTTACAG aTGTCCAGATCCTCCTTCTCCCTCTGGACGGCGTTCCCGCGCCGCGAGCTGACCGAAACGGATGCAACGCTGCTGGAACTGCAGCTGGTGCCGTCCGCTGCTCTGTTGGTGCTGCAAAGACGGACCGACACTGTCGCCGCCACTCCTAATATGTTCGCTACTATTATCA CCTTCTTCACACAACTCTTAACTTCCATCGTGATAGACCCATCCTACCAGCTGTACACCTGGCTACGCAGCCGGCTCTTCCCTTCACCCTCGAACAGGCCCGCGACCCCCAACCCCCCAGCTAACCCCCCGGCCAACCCCGGGGGGGCGAGGCGCCGGGGGAACTTCCATAGAGTAACGGCAGATAGAGCAGACGATGATGATAACAACACGTGGAACGGCAACTCTACGCAacagat gtaa
- the LOC123879214 gene encoding UBX domain-containing protein 4 isoform X3, whose product MHWFGGTMAEAVTLSKQKNAIFVVFVEDDNQHSKELAATLDDGAVLQRLSDQNNFLAVKLKSGSENYTFFAQIYQFVPVPSLFFIGRNGTPLEVVCAGVQPEQLATRIDRILEEHRKDQIPGSVQPSTSSRNIKDETVNFMQTEASTLTAQSQPNPVEKAPEAASSVTQPAPSVIQPVPSVSQSAPNVPQTAPKNPVPSNEEPGPAAKIQKTEHHEVTRSGQEYDVICDGDVCVRRPRVDQPGPSQRSEPPTLETALVTENESESLVDEKVERAKELLLARRREKEEKEKELEKQKEMERRAVGQGVAELKKWQADQELKQIQEERKREKMENNLARQRILEQIAQDRAERKAREQPASPPASTPTQVTPPTSVGDASGRARVQFKLPDGAAHTTHFEVTATLGDVQRYVADNLQMSRSSFSLWTAFPRRELTETDATLLELQLVPSAALLVLQRRTDTVAATPNMFATIITFFTQLLTSIVIDPSYQLYTWLRSRLFPSPSNRPATPNPPANPPANPGGARRRGNFHRVTADRADDDDNNTWNGNSTQQM is encoded by the exons ATGACAACCAACACTCCAAGGAATTAGCGGCTACATTGGATGATGGTGCTGTGCTGCAGAGGCTGTCTGACCAGAACAACTTCTTGGCTGTTAAGCTGAAGAGTGGCTCCGAGAACTACACCTTCTTTGCACAGATTT ACCAGTTTGTACCCGTACCATCCCTGTTCTTCATTGGTCGCAACGGGACTCCCTTGGAAGTAGTATGTGCTGGGGTACAACCTGAACAGTTAGCCACAAGGATTGATCGCATTTTGGAGGAGCATC GTAAGGACCAAATACCCGGCTCAGTTCAACCATCGACATCATCCCGAAACATTAAAGATGAAACTGTCAATTTCATGCAAACAGAAGCATCCACTTTGACAGCACAGTCTCAGCCTAACCCTGTTGAAAAGGCCCCAGAAGCTGCCTCCAGTGTGACCCAGCCAGCCCCCAGTGTGATCCAGCCTGTCCCCAGTGTATCTCAGTCTGCCCCTAATGTGCCTCAAACTGCACCGAAAAATCCAGTGCCTAGTAATGAAGAACCAG GCCCCGCCGCAAAGATCCAAAAGACAGAACACCATGAAGTGACGCGGTCAGGGCAGGAGTATGACGTCATCTGCGACGGCGACGTTTGCGTCAGACGCCCACGCGTGGACCAGCCTGGGCCCAGCCAGAGAAGCGAACCCCCGACCCTCGAGACT GCACTAGTGACTGAGAATGAAAGTGAGTCATTGGTTGATGAAAAGGTGGAAAGAGCTAAAGAGCTTCTACTTGCGAGGAGGAGAGAGAAGGAAGAAAAAGAGAAGGAG ttagaaaaacaaaaagaaatggAAAGACGCGCGGTCGGCCAAGGAGTGGCGGAATTGAAGAAATGGCAGGCGGATCAAGAGCTGAAGCAAATTCAG GAAGAACGAAAACGCGAAAAGATGGAGAACAATCTGGCAAGACAGCGCATTCTGGAGCAGATAGCTCAAGACAGGGCAGAGAGGAAGGCAAGAGAGCAACCTGCGTCACCCCCCGCGTCTACGCCTACGCAAGTCACTCCACCGACTA GTGTAGGTGACGCCTCAGGGCGTGCGAGGGTTCAGTTCAAGTTGCCGGACGGCGCGGCGCACACTACCCACTTTGAAGTCACCGCCACCTTGGGGGATGTGCAGAGATATGTCGCTGATAACTTACAG aTGTCCAGATCCTCCTTCTCCCTCTGGACGGCGTTCCCGCGCCGCGAGCTGACCGAAACGGATGCAACGCTGCTGGAACTGCAGCTGGTGCCGTCCGCTGCTCTGTTGGTGCTGCAAAGACGGACCGACACTGTCGCCGCCACTCCTAATATGTTCGCTACTATTATCA CCTTCTTCACACAACTCTTAACTTCCATCGTGATAGACCCATCCTACCAGCTGTACACCTGGCTACGCAGCCGGCTCTTCCCTTCACCCTCGAACAGGCCCGCGACCCCCAACCCCCCAGCTAACCCCCCGGCCAACCCCGGGGGGGCGAGGCGCCGGGGGAACTTCCATAGAGTAACGGCAGATAGAGCAGACGATGATGATAACAACACGTGGAACGGCAACTCTACGCAacagat gtaa
- the LOC123879214 gene encoding UBX domain-containing protein 4 isoform X2, translated as MHWFGGTMAEAVTLSKQKNAIFVVFVEDDNQHSKELAATLDDGAVLQRLSDQNNFLAVKLKSGSENYTFFAQIYQFVPVPSLFFIGRNGTPLEVVCAGVQPEQLATRIDRILEEHRKDQIPGSVQPSTSSRNIKDETVNFMQTEASTLTAQSQPNPVEKAPEAASSVTQPAPSVIQPVPSVSQSAPNVPQTAPKNPVPSNEEPETSSGPAAKIQKTEHHEVTRSGQEYDVICDGDVCVRRPRVDQPGPSQRSEPPTLETALVTENESESLVDEKVERAKELLLARRREKEEKEKELEKQKEMERRAVGQGVAELKKWQADQELKQIQEERKREKMENNLARQRILEQIAQDRAERKAREQPASPPASTPTQVTPPTSVGDASGRARVQFKLPDGAAHTTHFEVTATLGDVQRYVADNLQMSRSSFSLWTAFPRRELTETDATLLELQLVPSAALLVLQRRTDTVAATPNMFATIITFFTQLLTSIVIDPSYQLYTWLRSRLFPSPSNRPATPNPPANPPANPGGARRRGNFHRVTADRADDDDNNTWNGNSTQQM; from the exons ATGACAACCAACACTCCAAGGAATTAGCGGCTACATTGGATGATGGTGCTGTGCTGCAGAGGCTGTCTGACCAGAACAACTTCTTGGCTGTTAAGCTGAAGAGTGGCTCCGAGAACTACACCTTCTTTGCACAGATTT ACCAGTTTGTACCCGTACCATCCCTGTTCTTCATTGGTCGCAACGGGACTCCCTTGGAAGTAGTATGTGCTGGGGTACAACCTGAACAGTTAGCCACAAGGATTGATCGCATTTTGGAGGAGCATC GTAAGGACCAAATACCCGGCTCAGTTCAACCATCGACATCATCCCGAAACATTAAAGATGAAACTGTCAATTTCATGCAAACAGAAGCATCCACTTTGACAGCACAGTCTCAGCCTAACCCTGTTGAAAAGGCCCCAGAAGCTGCCTCCAGTGTGACCCAGCCAGCCCCCAGTGTGATCCAGCCTGTCCCCAGTGTATCTCAGTCTGCCCCTAATGTGCCTCAAACTGCACCGAAAAATCCAGTGCCTAGTAATGAAGAACCAG AAACCTCATCAGGCCCCGCCGCAAAGATCCAAAAGACAGAACACCATGAAGTGACGCGGTCAGGGCAGGAGTATGACGTCATCTGCGACGGCGACGTTTGCGTCAGACGCCCACGCGTGGACCAGCCTGGGCCCAGCCAGAGAAGCGAACCCCCGACCCTCGAGACT GCACTAGTGACTGAGAATGAAAGTGAGTCATTGGTTGATGAAAAGGTGGAAAGAGCTAAAGAGCTTCTACTTGCGAGGAGGAGAGAGAAGGAAGAAAAAGAGAAGGAG ttagaaaaacaaaaagaaatggAAAGACGCGCGGTCGGCCAAGGAGTGGCGGAATTGAAGAAATGGCAGGCGGATCAAGAGCTGAAGCAAATTCAG GAAGAACGAAAACGCGAAAAGATGGAGAACAATCTGGCAAGACAGCGCATTCTGGAGCAGATAGCTCAAGACAGGGCAGAGAGGAAGGCAAGAGAGCAACCTGCGTCACCCCCCGCGTCTACGCCTACGCAAGTCACTCCACCGACTA GTGTAGGTGACGCCTCAGGGCGTGCGAGGGTTCAGTTCAAGTTGCCGGACGGCGCGGCGCACACTACCCACTTTGAAGTCACCGCCACCTTGGGGGATGTGCAGAGATATGTCGCTGATAACTTACAG aTGTCCAGATCCTCCTTCTCCCTCTGGACGGCGTTCCCGCGCCGCGAGCTGACCGAAACGGATGCAACGCTGCTGGAACTGCAGCTGGTGCCGTCCGCTGCTCTGTTGGTGCTGCAAAGACGGACCGACACTGTCGCCGCCACTCCTAATATGTTCGCTACTATTATCA CCTTCTTCACACAACTCTTAACTTCCATCGTGATAGACCCATCCTACCAGCTGTACACCTGGCTACGCAGCCGGCTCTTCCCTTCACCCTCGAACAGGCCCGCGACCCCCAACCCCCCAGCTAACCCCCCGGCCAACCCCGGGGGGGCGAGGCGCCGGGGGAACTTCCATAGAGTAACGGCAGATAGAGCAGACGATGATGATAACAACACGTGGAACGGCAACTCTACGCAacagatgtag